In the genome of Fulvivirga maritima, one region contains:
- a CDS encoding SNF2-related protein: MKYWSVLFIIGVCLACQSPEAEQRQEAKVKKKTHPSENYHYTDVDVSDLAYQETLYVPVYSDIYHLDGTRRFALAATLSLRNVNMQDSVYVTGIDYYDSEGGLVRHYIEKPIVLTALQSVEIVVAHDDAAGGPGANFIVHWGADKGSDKLLAQAVMIGTASQQGLSFTTEGGGYRIYYRAKGAINFMADSGHKEDGLPPQHHYVFHSEQDNTLPQHQIDQVLTHHQYQGEDLRVFTELMSVNQGVFTIKSSQGSFQVVLSQTAEQLIVVCNCEGDDMLLCDHQAEALDLLMHSDDLLIFFDKQRRHQELKKMAFDYGLENEPDLDEYFDIEQEHGRLITKPAHPGLISVTADSLKSLKSQVRTDGEQLLAGSLDHNKNILVLRKHRYYNHLLISIYHAERTQKGKIKNPLVQVNPQNHVWDLQDGREIKFLLGVNKFMDFKGESLTAEDLAVLSYIIKNPLGYEFYQHNSRASDKISASSISQVQVRPFAGKVKLWVSKVGRHFEIEAQIFLGDKSFGLNEVKLKYNCFLEIEEQLHLLSGLQLIRVLDLLNQKGGKLIVHASAFKEFRTQFLDDIEKQIEIEYRFIKEATAEQLEMEGFNDSEEKIIYLSDFDNFVMLIPVMRYSDVEVEVRSRKQIYAYDSQGKEFLVKRDVNKESEFLALMIKQHPFFEEQLEENDLPYFYLHKKRFLEEEWFLKTCMEWAESDITILGFDEIEGNRLNPNPVSIDIKVVSGINWFNAEVDMRYAKQKASMKKVKAAVRNKSKYVQLDDGTFGVLPKEWMKKFEAYFNAGEIDEQDMITFPKVNFSAIESLFETKMLDETVRHELAMYHEKLENFKAIEQVNIPKELRAELRPYQKEGLNWLNFLDDFNFGGCLADDMGLGKSVQIIAFILALKEKQGKKPHLLVVPTTLRFNWRSEIEKFAPELEVLELKGADRQRDTSLFGKYDIILTSYGTLLADVVFLKNFMFDYIFLDESQQIKNPNSQRYKAVRLLKSRNKIVITGTPFENNTFDLYSQFSFACPGLMGSKQFFKERYSAPIDQFKSKKRAKELQDKISPFLLRRTKDQVAQELPEKEELVIYCEMKPEQKRIYEASEKDFRDYMEEKETDDIRKTSMYVLKGLTQLRQICNSPKLLDSTPAQLTETAAKIEVLMEQVDNHAPYHKMLVFSQFVGMLELIQAELEAKGIGYAILTGATKNREEVVTRFQKNEDVRVFLISLKAGGVGLNLTEASYVYMVDPWWNPAVENQAIDRSYRIGQNKRVTAIRLICPGTVEEKIMKLQSSKKELLGGLINDENAILKNLTKEDIMNLVK, translated from the coding sequence ATGAAATACTGGAGTGTGTTGTTCATTATTGGTGTATGCCTGGCGTGCCAGTCTCCTGAAGCTGAGCAGCGGCAAGAGGCAAAGGTCAAAAAGAAGACGCATCCTAGCGAAAATTATCATTATACCGATGTTGATGTATCGGACCTGGCTTATCAGGAGACTTTATATGTGCCAGTCTATTCAGATATTTATCACCTGGATGGCACCAGAAGATTTGCTTTAGCAGCTACGCTTAGCCTGAGAAATGTAAATATGCAGGACAGTGTGTATGTGACAGGTATAGATTATTATGACTCAGAAGGTGGACTGGTAAGGCATTACATAGAAAAACCAATTGTACTCACAGCATTACAATCAGTGGAAATAGTAGTGGCTCATGATGATGCCGCAGGAGGTCCGGGGGCCAATTTCATAGTTCATTGGGGGGCAGATAAAGGCTCTGATAAACTGTTGGCTCAAGCCGTAATGATTGGTACAGCTTCGCAGCAAGGTCTTTCTTTTACCACAGAAGGGGGTGGTTATAGAATCTACTACAGAGCAAAAGGAGCAATAAACTTTATGGCTGATTCAGGTCACAAAGAAGATGGTCTGCCACCGCAGCATCATTATGTTTTTCATTCGGAACAAGACAATACACTGCCACAGCACCAAATAGATCAGGTGCTTACTCACCATCAGTATCAAGGTGAGGACTTACGTGTGTTTACAGAGCTGATGAGTGTGAACCAAGGGGTGTTTACTATAAAATCTTCACAAGGCAGCTTTCAAGTAGTGCTTTCACAAACAGCAGAGCAGCTGATAGTGGTTTGTAATTGTGAGGGAGATGACATGTTGCTATGTGATCATCAGGCGGAGGCGTTAGATCTGTTAATGCATTCCGATGATTTGCTTATTTTCTTTGATAAGCAACGCAGGCATCAGGAATTGAAAAAAATGGCCTTTGATTATGGTCTTGAAAACGAGCCTGATCTTGATGAATACTTTGATATAGAACAAGAGCATGGTCGCCTTATTACTAAACCTGCCCATCCCGGATTAATTTCTGTAACCGCAGATAGTCTTAAAAGCTTGAAAAGTCAGGTGAGAACAGATGGAGAGCAATTACTAGCTGGCAGCTTAGATCATAATAAAAACATATTGGTGCTAAGAAAGCATCGTTATTATAATCATTTACTTATTTCAATTTACCATGCGGAGCGCACTCAGAAGGGTAAAATAAAAAATCCGCTGGTACAGGTTAATCCGCAGAACCATGTCTGGGACTTGCAAGATGGCCGGGAGATTAAATTCCTGCTAGGGGTGAATAAGTTTATGGATTTTAAAGGAGAATCACTTACTGCGGAGGATTTGGCAGTGCTTTCTTATATTATTAAAAATCCTTTAGGATATGAGTTTTATCAGCATAACTCGCGCGCTTCTGATAAAATAAGTGCCAGCTCCATATCTCAGGTTCAGGTAAGGCCATTTGCAGGCAAGGTAAAACTGTGGGTGTCTAAAGTAGGTCGTCATTTTGAAATAGAAGCGCAAATATTCTTAGGAGACAAAAGCTTTGGGCTCAATGAAGTGAAGCTGAAGTATAATTGCTTTCTTGAAATAGAGGAGCAACTTCATTTGCTTTCTGGCTTGCAGCTGATCAGAGTGTTAGACCTGTTAAACCAAAAGGGCGGTAAGCTGATTGTACATGCTTCAGCCTTTAAAGAGTTTAGAACGCAGTTTTTAGATGATATTGAAAAGCAGATAGAGATCGAATACCGCTTTATAAAAGAAGCAACAGCAGAGCAGCTTGAAATGGAGGGCTTTAATGACTCTGAGGAAAAAATCATCTACCTATCTGATTTTGACAATTTTGTAATGCTCATACCTGTAATGCGCTACAGTGATGTAGAAGTGGAGGTGCGTAGCCGTAAGCAGATTTATGCCTATGATAGCCAGGGTAAGGAGTTTTTGGTGAAAAGGGATGTGAATAAGGAGTCTGAATTTCTGGCTTTAATGATTAAACAGCATCCTTTTTTTGAAGAGCAGCTAGAAGAGAACGATCTGCCTTATTTCTATTTACATAAAAAGAGGTTTTTGGAAGAAGAGTGGTTTCTCAAAACCTGTATGGAGTGGGCGGAAAGTGACATTACTATTTTAGGTTTTGATGAAATTGAGGGTAATCGTTTAAATCCTAATCCGGTAAGTATTGATATTAAGGTGGTTAGCGGCATCAATTGGTTTAATGCTGAGGTAGACATGCGCTACGCTAAGCAAAAGGCTTCTATGAAAAAGGTGAAAGCGGCGGTGCGAAACAAGTCTAAATACGTGCAGCTCGATGATGGGACCTTTGGCGTGCTCCCCAAAGAGTGGATGAAGAAGTTTGAAGCCTATTTTAATGCTGGTGAAATAGATGAGCAGGACATGATTACCTTCCCAAAGGTGAACTTCTCAGCAATAGAAAGCCTCTTTGAGACTAAGATGCTGGATGAAACCGTGCGGCATGAACTGGCTATGTATCATGAAAAACTTGAGAATTTTAAAGCCATAGAGCAGGTGAACATTCCCAAAGAGTTAAGAGCGGAATTGAGACCATACCAGAAAGAAGGTCTTAACTGGCTCAATTTTCTTGATGACTTTAATTTTGGGGGTTGTCTGGCGGATGATATGGGGCTGGGCAAGTCAGTGCAAATAATAGCTTTCATATTGGCTTTAAAAGAGAAGCAAGGCAAGAAGCCACATCTTTTAGTGGTGCCTACCACACTCAGGTTTAACTGGAGGTCAGAGATAGAGAAGTTTGCCCCGGAACTTGAAGTATTGGAATTAAAAGGTGCCGACAGACAAAGAGATACGTCACTTTTTGGCAAGTATGATATTATACTTACCAGCTATGGCACCCTGCTGGCAGATGTAGTGTTTCTGAAGAACTTCATGTTTGACTACATTTTTCTGGATGAATCTCAGCAAATAAAAAATCCTAATTCACAACGTTATAAGGCCGTAAGGTTATTGAAGTCTCGTAATAAGATTGTAATAACGGGCACACCGTTTGAAAATAACACCTTTGATCTTTACAGTCAGTTTTCATTTGCCTGCCCAGGGCTTATGGGCAGCAAGCAGTTTTTTAAAGAGCGCTATTCGGCTCCAATAGATCAGTTTAAGAGTAAGAAAAGGGCTAAAGAGCTGCAGGATAAAATCAGTCCGTTTTTGCTTAGACGAACTAAAGATCAGGTGGCGCAAGAGCTGCCAGAGAAAGAAGAGCTGGTTATTTATTGTGAAATGAAACCGGAACAAAAGCGTATTTACGAAGCCAGTGAGAAGGATTTTAGAGATTATATGGAAGAGAAGGAAACTGATGATATTCGTAAAACTTCTATGTATGTGCTTAAAGGGCTTACACAGTTACGCCAAATTTGTAATTCACCTAAGTTGCTAGATTCTACTCCTGCTCAGCTTACAGAAACCGCAGCTAAAATAGAAGTGCTAATGGAGCAGGTAGATAATCATGCTCCATATCATAAAATGCTGGTTTTTTCTCAGTTCGTAGGTATGCTAGAGCTCATACAAGCTGAGTTAGAGGCTAAAGGAATAGGCTATGCCATACTTACTGGAGCCACTAAAAACAGAGAAGAAGTAGTAACTCGGTTTCAGAAAAATGAAGATGTCAGGGTTTTTCTCATTAGTCTTAAAGCAGGAGGTGTAGGTCTTAATCTCACGGAGGCCAGTTATGTATATATGGTAGATCCCTGGTGGAATCCGGCAGTAGAAAATCAGGCCATAGACAGATCTTACCGGATAGGTCAGAATAAGCGCGTAACCGCTATCAGACTCATATGTCCGGGTACTGTAGAGGAGAAAATTATGAAGCTGCAGTCCTCAAAAAAAGAATTACTGGGAGGCCTTATTAATGATGAAAATGCCATACTTAAAAACCTTACAAA
- a CDS encoding S8 family serine peptidase has protein sequence MKNLFKRGALFIGVAMFFSVIITSCDDEEKSINQKIQKPEVKEAVETTVEGHGDIIPGSYIVTLKEGSVGSNMRTMKGYAIRQAVAKPMMSDMITRAGLQLDQLKHVYSAEGIMGFSVDNVDSEGLAKLKSMSNVETVTPNRVIALVPWYCSFFPWLDVCNEDPEPSPDQTTPWGITRVGGPTNMSNSNKRAFVIDTGIDFDHPDLNVNTSLSTSFVGSNGNDGNGHGTHVAGTIGAIDNSIGVVGVAAGIEVVAVQVLNSQGSGSYAGVVSGIDYVAQTANPGDAANLSLGGPTDSSVDNAIRRLGNAGVFVSLAAGNETQNANNVSPARTNGTNIYTVSSMTSSNSISYFSNYGNPPVDYAAPGSSIESTWLNGGYNTISGTSMAAPHVAGLLLVTNGNIQTDGYISGDPDGNPDPIAHN, from the coding sequence ATGAAAAATCTATTCAAGAGAGGCGCACTCTTTATTGGCGTAGCTATGTTTTTCTCTGTAATTATCACTTCCTGTGATGATGAAGAGAAGTCAATCAACCAAAAAATCCAAAAACCAGAAGTTAAAGAAGCTGTAGAAACCACTGTAGAAGGCCATGGAGATATTATTCCGGGCAGCTACATTGTTACCTTAAAGGAAGGTTCCGTGGGCAGCAACATGAGAACCATGAAAGGTTATGCCATCAGACAGGCAGTGGCTAAACCGATGATGAGTGACATGATCACCCGTGCTGGTTTACAGTTAGATCAATTGAAACACGTATATTCCGCCGAGGGAATAATGGGTTTTTCTGTTGATAATGTGGACAGTGAAGGTCTTGCCAAGCTTAAAAGCATGTCTAATGTGGAGACTGTTACTCCTAACAGAGTAATTGCTCTTGTTCCTTGGTATTGTTCCTTCTTCCCCTGGTTAGATGTCTGTAATGAAGATCCAGAACCAAGTCCTGATCAAACCACTCCTTGGGGCATCACTCGTGTAGGCGGCCCTACAAACATGAGTAATTCTAATAAAAGAGCCTTTGTTATTGATACAGGCATTGATTTTGATCACCCTGACTTAAATGTAAATACTTCATTGAGCACCAGTTTTGTTGGCAGCAATGGTAATGATGGCAACGGTCATGGAACCCACGTAGCCGGTACCATAGGAGCTATTGATAACAGCATAGGTGTAGTAGGAGTAGCTGCTGGTATTGAAGTAGTTGCAGTACAAGTACTTAACTCACAAGGATCTGGTTCATATGCTGGTGTAGTCTCTGGTATTGATTATGTTGCCCAAACTGCTAATCCTGGTGACGCAGCTAACTTAAGTCTTGGAGGCCCTACTGACTCTTCAGTAGACAATGCCATTAGAAGGTTAGGTAATGCCGGCGTTTTTGTTTCATTAGCTGCAGGTAATGAAACTCAAAATGCAAATAATGTTTCTCCTGCAAGAACTAATGGAACTAACATTTACACTGTTTCCTCTATGACCAGCAGCAATTCTATATCTTATTTCTCTAATTATGGCAACCCTCCTGTGGACTATGCCGCACCTGGATCGAGCATAGAATCTACTTGGTTAAATGGAGGTTATAATACCATAAGTGGTACATCTATGGCAGCGCCTCACGTAGCAGGACTGCTTTTAGTAACTAATGGAAACATCCAAACTGATGGCTATATATCTGGTGACCCTGATGGTAACCCGGACCCAATAGCTCACAACTAA